The following are encoded together in the Oncorhynchus gorbuscha isolate QuinsamMale2020 ecotype Even-year linkage group LG03, OgorEven_v1.0, whole genome shotgun sequence genome:
- the LOC124032443 gene encoding probable C->U-editing enzyme APOBEC-2: protein MADVLRLRKNLRLYLLMSRLFLWEEPEIKVGLRCLASLGVRIRMMKPSDFLSVWETFVEKEEDMTFNPWEDCQDNYQYYQYRLNTILKCSQNHFTPPHPDYNYNPIYMSSNPIYTFSNPIYTSYNPIYTFSNPI, encoded by the exons ATGGCCGATGTCCTCAGACTGAGAAAGAATCTCCGCCTCTACCTCCTCATGTCCCGCCTCTTCCTGTGGGAGGAGCCTGAGATAAAG GTGGGCCTGCGGTGCCTGGCGTCACTGGGTGTGAGGATAAGGATGATGAAGCCGTCTGACTTCTTGTCTGTCTGGGAAACGTTtgtagagaaggaggaggacatGACCTTTAACCCCTGGGAGGACTGTCAGGACAACTACCAATACTACCAGTACAGACTCAACACCATCCTCAA GTGCAGTCAAAACCATTTCACACCCCCACACCCTGACTACAACTACAACCCCATCTACATGTCCTCCAACCCCATCTACACGTTCTCCAACCCCATCTACACATCCTACAACCCCATCTACACGTTCTCCAACCCCATCTAA